In Electrophorus electricus isolate fEleEle1 chromosome 10, fEleEle1.pri, whole genome shotgun sequence, the genomic window CCATGGGATAGGGTACACCATGGAAAAAGGAGCACCAAGGAACAGGGTATACCATGGCACAGGGAGCACCATGGCACATTAAGTGGGATTCCTTTGTTGCATCACAATAAAAGCATCTCAACTTCAGATTACTTCAGGTGTATGTCTATTACTTCAGGTGTATGTAAGGATATTTCTCAAATATCTGTACATGTGTATTGTTTGTATGACATGTAGCTCGGCTGGGCTAAACGTGCTGCTTGGCTGGAAGGAGCAATGGCAGGTCCTGGCAGACCCCGAGGTCGACTGCCTGCCAACTGGGCTCAGAGCCAAACGGAACCCATCAAGATCCCAAAGAAGAGAGGCCCTAAACCTGGCAGCAAGGTCTCCTTATATAATCACCTTGCCTATTGCCCCCTACTCTGTTTGATGTCTGCATATGTCTGTCATTATTTGGGTCGTGTGGAAGGTTAAACATAAGCACCAATAGTTGGTGACTCtactgtgtgcgtgtctcaTCCTTCCAATAAACAGAGGAAACCGCGTGTGATGCCTGACCCTGTGCCCACCTCCCCCACCAGCAGCACTCCAGAGCCAGACACCAGCTCCGTGCCACTGGACAATGCCACTATCCCCAGCGCTGCCTTGCAGGCTCCCACAGGTACTGGTATCAGTCTGACATTTACACTTCCTCTCCAGAACCCTTAAACCATGTCTCACTATGAGATCACAAGTAGATTTGAAgtcttattaaaatgaaatggtCAATTCAATTACCTGAATAGGCATCTTAGATTTAGCTTGGTGTCTTCCATTTGCCATCCAGATTCAGCTGCATGGCTGATTTAGCCAGCTTTGGGTCAGGCAGTGCGCATGCTCTGAAAGAAGATGCCATGATGTGATGACTGGGTAATGTTCCACCTTATTAtttgtgccctctctcctgctgcgCTTGTgcgttttagtgtgtgtgtacctcaaCAAGCACGGGAAGGTGGGTCCTCACCTGGACTCACGGCGGGTGCAGGCTTTGCCGGACCACTTTGGGCCGGGGCGGGCCTCTTCAgtgctgcagcagtgtgtgcaggCCTGCGTGGACTCTGCCCACAACCAGAGCACCGTCTTCTCCTGCCTCAAACCAGGCCATGGTGGAGAGATCATCTCAGGtcagcacacatatacatacatatgatCCCTCACTCACCTTCTGCAGCTTATCTTTACAATGCCTATGGACCATGTCCTTATAGTTGCTAGAGTTTATTTATTGTGATTCCAGGCTAGAAGTGGTTTCCATTTACAGATACACGGTTATGGAATCCTTTCTGTTTAAATCTTGTGTGCAATGCCCCAGCCGCTCGAACTCAGACCTCTTGCTCTTTTGCCACACAGCGCACTTTGAGCAGAAGCAGCACACCCTGACCCTTCCAGCAGTGAACAGCGTAACATACGTGCTGCGCTTCCTAGAGAAGCTCTGTCACAACTTGCACTGTGACCCGCTTTTCGGCAGCCAGCCTGTGTCTCAGGGAGGGGTGCACTATGAAAGCCATGCGCATGCAGgtatgcacataaacacacacacacacacgcacacacacacacacacacacacacacacacacacacacacacacacacacacacacatccccacaagcacatactcatgcacacagaagTCACTGAGTGGCACTGAGGTGAATGTAAGTCATATGCTGGAGTCTgtacagacatgcatgcatctgTAAGTGTGTCCcctgttgtctgtctgtcagagaggaggagcttCGCAGAGTGCCCTAGTTCAGGACCAGGGCGAGGCACTAAGAGATTCATCCAGGACTCCTGCAGCAACAGCCCATTGCCCCACAAAATGGCCAGAAGCCATCGCCTCTCCTCTGAAGGTACCACACCATTAGTACAGAATAACAATGGCTGGAGTCAGGCATGGCTGCAGCAAGAACATGCCTGAAATATTTGGATTTAGGCACGCATTCCCTAAGATGAAAACTTTTCATCCTAGAATGTACTCTGCACTGTatgaagtgtgtttatgttctcaGCTTCTCATGTTTTATCACTGAatgaatttgtgtttgtgttcagcagAGCCATTTCTGTTGGAGAATGGAGGCACAGAGCACTTGGAGAAAACCCCCCTGTCACCTAGTAAGAGTCTGGGTCTGCACCCTCATACACAGGGCTGCCGCTCACCTGGCCAGCTGCATCGCTTAGGCTCTGcaggtgtgtacacacctgtaaacaaacacaggcacacacacaaaaccacatagGCCCTGATCCCACATCTGTCTCCCCAGTTAGTGCTTCTGTAGTTTTGTCTCTTTGAACTGAGAACCTGAGAACATGTCAGTGAAATGGATTTGGATATACAAAATTTGTATATCACAACATCACATCAATATACTGATTTCGCTGAATTGCACATAAAAGTCATATTTTTGATGTTGATATTTGTGTTTCTTAATACAGTTTTTTCCTGTCATTACATGATTATGTTGGGACATATGGAACATATGAGCAGTGCTCTTTGCCTAATCTTAGAATGTATTGGCTTTTTACGCGcctcagttttttaaaatgacttaaGTAAAAGCACATGTGAATCAAGTACATTTAAATTAGTATTTCATAATAGGCTTTTGTGAGCGTTGCACAGTTGACATATTTGTCTGAGTAGAGTTTTGTGATTGGCGCTTGTGTGCAGGTTCAGAGCGCTTCCTGAACACCAGGGACAGTCCCCGGCCAAGTGGCCACGACCCAAACCTGTGGACAGTGGAGGACGTCATGCAGTTTATCAGAGATGTGGACCCTCAGCTGGGCCCACACGCAGACCTCTTCAGGAAGCATGTACATTAAGGAGTAGAGAGggacaaaagaaaccaaagGAATAGCAGAACAAGATAATAGTAatagttgtgtatatataaaccaGTAAAGATGTAGGGCTCTAAAGTGTTCATGCCAGTGGAGAGCAGAGTAGCTGCTAATATGAGTGTACCACTGTGTGGCCTCTCACTCATGAGCATGTGGGCAAATTTAGGGCATACTTACAAGTCTATCGTTATGCACTTCATTGGTTTCAATGTGATAGATTGTAATTTTGACCCAGTCTTCTTTGCCATTGGCCTGTTTCAGGAAATTGATGGGAAGGCTCTCCTCTTGCTGCGCAGCGACATGATGATGAAATACATGGGCCTGAAACTTGGCCCCGCCCTCAAGCTCACCTTTCACATCGACAGACTTAAGCAGGGGCGCTGATCCACCTTGCACATCGACAGACTCAAGCAGGGGGCGCTGATCTTGAAAGGCAGAGCTGTCTTCTGACACCCCCTTTTACTCCTACCAAGCACCCCTTCCAAGAGAAGGCTTATGCCTACTAAAGCATACTGTAGCAGTGGCCTTCACTGGCCATTTCTCAACATGTGTCGCTTCATCTGATGTGACCTGTTCATTTCTCTTTGTCCTCATCCTTTGTGGTACTCATTACACAGTGTAGCACAGACTGCCCAGGTTCCATGATCAGGACTGTTGATTCACACACAATTCTCTCCAAGGTGTTTATATACATCTGGAATGTATTGTGTGTTCTTGTCTCTGCCTTAGGTTGCAGGTTCAGGAGACATGTGGACTATATCCAGGTCATTTCTAGGCCTTGGCTTTTAAGacatctttattttttccccatgcATTTTATAGCCCCAATCAATAAGGGCTTGGACATGTTTTTGTAAACTTCAGGTAAACACTAGATCTCTCCTTTGGGATTGGTTCTGATTGATGTCTCCTTCAGAGACATTTTGTTGTACCTAATACTGTACTTTATACATAACACCTAACCTGCAGTTATTTCCATGAtaaagtttgtgttttgtattgttttaatgtttactctgtgtgtgttatttgtacttttttattttatttttacacaatatTGTTAAAGAGTTCATACATTCTGAGCGTTATACTCAGTAAggctcaaataaaataaatcttctGTAGACTTTCCTGCATTGTTCTTCAGGACCTCGAGAATATAACACACTATATTACTTAAAAAattgaaacagaaaaatatttgtAGGTTATTAAGTCCTACTAACGGTCATTTTGTTACGTTTAGAGAACGTATGAGGACGTCAGGTTTTAATCCCACAGCCGACATCGTAGCATTCTGCATATTGCAACTGGTACTTTAAATTGCGTTTAAGTTTAGAAGTGAATAGGGGGTATTCGGCTTTACAGGTTATTTATATATGGCTGTAGCAGTATTTGGGCTTAATGGCCAAGAGAATGTTAAACACCCATTTCGAAATCCCACTTCTGAGGTTTCCTTCCCTTTAGTAACATCTCGCTGGAACCCAACGTACATTCAAACTcgtatatatttcaaaatacggagaaatacattttgtataatGTAAAGTGGTGGCCTAGGTGATAACGTGCTGTTAGTGAAAATGATTCTTGGACCTAATTCACCCATATAGCCTATCTACTTAGTTTAGCTAACTGATGACCGTTAATTTAGCACCCAGCTAGCTAGTTGAGGTACGCTGAGAGAATTTACGCATGCGCGTAAGGGGACTCATGCCTCTACTACGCCAAGCTGTTTGGTGGTCCGGCAAGAagggtttgtttgcttgtttgtttgtttgtttgtttgtttgtttgtttgaccgTATTAAAACTACTGATTTTGCCAAGCCAATAGAGCTACAATCCATCTTAAATTCAAAGGAAATTAAAATTTAGAgcaaaaaatgctgaaaaaaaaatagaacttTGCTTGTGAATACGTTAAATTCATCTTGTTTGTACCTGCAAAGTAACACAAGGGGGCAGCAAATCTCTTAGGTTCTGCGGGCGAATCTCTTGTCTCTTAGGGTCTGGCGCACAAGCACTGGCTGCTGACAAATGTTCTGAGTTACATACAAGCACTTTAGAGTTGAAGTAAACAGCCATTTCTTGCATCTGAATCTTTATATTTTAGATACAGTATGGTAAATATCTCAATAGAAAATacttgtatttatatagttgtGATGCTAATGTTGGCTCCATATGGCACTATAGTAAAATACTGACAATATCACACCATGGCTCCATTCTGACTTTAccaaatgcacatttgtgtaaGCATTTGCAT contains:
- the LOC113572197 gene encoding polycomb protein SCMH1 isoform X2, producing MRKPVPPKAIEWKDGRRIKHARSGRPSRVPSQYQGHFSWEKYLKETGAIAAPAHCFKQSTTPPVNEFKAGMKLEAQDPRNTTSTCIATVVGLTGSRLRLRLDGSDNKNDFWRLVDSSEIQPIGNCEKNGGMLQPPLGFRLNASSWPMFLLKTLNGAEMAPARIFHKEPPSPEQNCFQVGMKLEAVDRKNPHFICPATVGALRGVEVLVTFDGWRGAFDYYCRYDSRDIFPVGWCALTGDNLQPPGTKVGLLKPPLGTLGTLPDGSVEGTGMHPTSGRPPAQKGRKPGRKRRKLAIPWSQKGTTAIMEPHVEQPGKGLEPVKIPKKRGPKPGSKLGWAKRAAWLEGAMAGPGRPRGRLPANWAQSQTEPIKIPKKRGPKPGSKRKPRVMPDPVPTSPTSSTPEPDTSSVPLDNATIPSAALQAPTVCVYLNKHGKVGPHLDSRRVQALPDHFGPGRASSVLQQCVQACVDSAHNQSTVFSCLKPGHGGEIISAHFEQKQHTLTLPAVNSVTYVLRFLEKLCHNLHCDPLFGSQPVSQGGVHYESHAHAERRSFAECPSSGPGRGTKRFIQDSCSNSPLPHKMARSHRLSSEAEPFLLENGGTEHLEKTPLSPSKSLGLHPHTQGCRSPGQLHRLGSAGSERFLNTRDSPRPSGHDPNLWTVEDVMQFIRDVDPQLGPHADLFRKHEIDGKALLLLRSDMMMKYMGLKLGPALKLTFHIDRLKQGR
- the LOC113572197 gene encoding polycomb protein SCMH1 isoform X1, whose translation is MRKPVPPKAIEWKDGRRIKHARSGRPSRVPSQYQGHFSWEKYLKETGAIAAPAHCFKQSTTPPVNEFKAGMKLEAQDPRNTTSTCIATVVGLTGSRLRLRLDGSDNKNDFWRLVDSSEIQPIGNCEKNGGMLQPPLGFRLNASSWPMFLLKTLNGAEMAPARIFHKQEPPSPEQNCFQVGMKLEAVDRKNPHFICPATVGALRGVEVLVTFDGWRGAFDYYCRYDSRDIFPVGWCALTGDNLQPPGTKVGLLKPPLGTLGTLPDGSVEGTGMHPTSGRPPAQKGRKPGRKRRKLAIPWSQKGTTAIMEPHVEQPGKGLEPVKIPKKRGPKPGSKLGWAKRAAWLEGAMAGPGRPRGRLPANWAQSQTEPIKIPKKRGPKPGSKRKPRVMPDPVPTSPTSSTPEPDTSSVPLDNATIPSAALQAPTVCVYLNKHGKVGPHLDSRRVQALPDHFGPGRASSVLQQCVQACVDSAHNQSTVFSCLKPGHGGEIISAHFEQKQHTLTLPAVNSVTYVLRFLEKLCHNLHCDPLFGSQPVSQGGVHYESHAHAERRSFAECPSSGPGRGTKRFIQDSCSNSPLPHKMARSHRLSSEAEPFLLENGGTEHLEKTPLSPSKSLGLHPHTQGCRSPGQLHRLGSAGSERFLNTRDSPRPSGHDPNLWTVEDVMQFIRDVDPQLGPHADLFRKHEIDGKALLLLRSDMMMKYMGLKLGPALKLTFHIDRLKQGR
- the LOC113572197 gene encoding polycomb protein SCMH1 isoform X3, coding for MRKPVPPKAIEWKDGRRIKHARSGRPSRVPSQYQGHFSWEKYLKETGAIAAPAHCFKQSTTPPVNEFKAGMKLEAQDPRNTTSTCIATVVGLTGSRLRLRLDGSDNKNDFWRLVDSSEIQPIGNCEKNGGMLQPPLGFRLNASSWPMFLLKTLNGAEMAPARIFHKQEPPSPEQNCFQVGMKLEAVDRKNPHFICPATVGALRGVEVLVTFDGWRGAFDYYCRYDSRDIFPVGWCALTGDNLQPPGTKVGLLKPPLGTLGTLPDGSVEGTGMHPTSGRPPAQKGRKPGRKRRKLAIPWSQKGTTAIMEPHVEQPGKGLEPVKIPKKRGPKPGSKLGWAKRAAWLEGAMAGPGRPRGRLPANWAQSQTEPIKIPKKRGPKPGSKRKPRVMPDPVPTSPTSSTPEPDTSSVPLDNATIPSAALQAPTVCVYLNKHGKVGPHLDSRRVQALPDHFGPGRASSVLQQCVQACVDSAHNQSTVFSCLKPGHGGEIISAHFEQKQHTLTLPAVNSVTYVLRFLEKLCHNLHCDPLFGSQPVSQGGVHYESHAHAERRSFAECPSSGPGRGTKRFIQDSCSNSPLPHKMARSHRLSSEEPFLLENGGTEHLEKTPLSPSKSLGLHPHTQGCRSPGQLHRLGSAGSERFLNTRDSPRPSGHDPNLWTVEDVMQFIRDVDPQLGPHADLFRKHEIDGKALLLLRSDMMMKYMGLKLGPALKLTFHIDRLKQGR